A region of Pseudomonadota bacterium DNA encodes the following proteins:
- a CDS encoding response regulator, which produces MIHTYSEKPVRIKSKMYLDNTVYKKETLLLVDDEKAILELCREFLEQQKYTVLTADAPEAAIRIAKDYSEKIHMLISDIIMPVINGLELAKMLSIIRPDMKCIFISGYMPETIFNPEMLKRNINFIQKPLRLKVFAETIRNTLDS; this is translated from the coding sequence ATGATACATACTTATAGTGAAAAACCCGTCCGTATCAAATCTAAAATGTATTTGGATAACACTGTTTACAAAAAGGAAACTCTGCTTTTGGTAGATGATGAGAAAGCCATACTTGAACTTTGCAGGGAATTTTTGGAACAACAAAAATACACAGTATTAACTGCCGATGCTCCTGAAGCCGCGATTCGTATTGCTAAGGACTATAGTGAGAAGATTCATATGCTGATAAGTGATATTATAATGCCCGTTATAAACGGCCTGGAGCTTGCCAAAATGCTCAGTATCATAAGGCCTGATATGAAATGCATTTTTATATCAGGCTACATGCCTGAAACAATCTTTAATCCGGAAATGCTTAAAAGAAATATAAATTTTATACAAAAGCCTCTTAGATTGAAAGTTTTTGCCGAAACAATACGCAATACGCTGGATAGCTAA